One window of the Zea mays cultivar B73 chromosome 3, Zm-B73-REFERENCE-NAM-5.0, whole genome shotgun sequence genome contains the following:
- the LOC100275606 gene encoding WD repeat-containing protein ATCSA-1 isoform X3: protein MWLEEVRRRERGELRARRFEAAARACRTASLALSNRKEFVTPHHGAVNSLQVDLTEGRYLLSGASDGSAAVFDVWNATEYETGFIAKHRNILLVDKQHQNGHKFAISAAVWYPVDTGLFVTASFDQFVKVWDTNSTQVVMEFKMPGKVYTAAMSPIATTHVLIATGSADVQVRLCDIASGAFTHTLSGHRDGIMSLEWSASSEWILMSGGCDGAIRFWDIRRAGCFRVLDQSRSQLGKRPLVKSALYKQDHTDSLGPSPSARRRTGISKKSSSALRKIQNPTHGHMQQRLHPGLSSSQNRATAHYGAVTGLRTTADGMYLLSSGSDSRLRLWDIDSGCNTLVNFEAMRLQTGKPLQLAVTEDPSLVFVPCMASIKAYNLWSGKTFQTFRGHYELVSCCYYSEQDQELYTGSNDRQILVWSPSTPAFTKMEDDDKILSAADEDNWSD, encoded by the exons ATGTGGCTGGAAGAGGTGAGGCGGAGGGAGCGTGGAGAGCTTCGCGCTCGGCGGTTTGAGGCCGCCGCCCGAGCGTGCCGCACGGCTTCGCTCGCGCTCTCCAATCGCAAGGAGTTTGTCACCCCACATCACGGCGCCGTCAACTCGCTCCAG GTTGATTTGACAGAGGGGAGGTACCTGCTCTCCGGGGCATCGGATGGGTCGGCCGCTGTGTTCGATGTGTGGAACGCGACTGAATACGAAACCGGGTTCATAGCAAAGCACAGGAACATACTGCTTGTGGACAAGCAACACCAGAATGGCCACAAGTTCGCCATCTCGGCGGCCGTTTGGTATCCTGTGGATACGGGGCTGTTTGTCACAGCATCCTTTGACCAGTTTGTCAAAGTTTGGGATACAAATTCGACTCAA GTCGTCATGGAATTTAAGATGCCTGGAAAAGTGTACACTGCAGCCATGTCTCCAATCGCAACAACGCACGTGCTCATTGCTACTGGGAGTGCAGATGTTCAGGTCCGTCTATGTGACATTGCTTCTGGAGCCTTTACCCACACGTTGTCTGGTCATCGTG ATGGTATCATGTCTTTGGAGTGGTCTGCCTCAAGTGAGTGGATTTTGATGAGTGGTGGCTGTGACGGGGCAATACGTTTTTGGGACATTAGAAGAGCTGGATGCTTTCGGGTTCTGGACCAATCAAGGTCTCAACTTGGAAAAAGGCCCCTTGTTAAAAGTGCTCTATATAAG CAGGATCACACAGATTCCTTAGGACCTTCACCTTCCGCAAGGAGAAGGACAGGCATTTCTAAGAAGAGTTCATCAGCTTTGCGCAAAATTCAAAACCCGACACATGGACACATGCAACAGAGATTGCATCCTGGTTTGTCATCTAGTCAAAACCGTGCTACTGCTCATTATGGTGCTGTTACTGGTTTACGAACAACTGCAGATGGGATGTACCTTCTTAGCTCAG GATCTGATTCTCGCTTAAGACTATGGGACATCGATTCAGGCTGCAATACGCTGGTCAATTTTGAAGCTATGCGATTGCAGACAGGCAAGCCATTACAATTAGCTGTCACTGAGGATCCTTCACTTGtatttgttccatgtatggcaagCATCAAG GCATACAATTTATGGTCTGGTAAAACATTTCAAACATTCCGGGGgcactatgaacttgtgagttgCTGCTACTATAGTGAACAGGACCAA GAACTTTATACTGGCAGCAACGACAGGCAAATTCTTGTGTGGTCTCCATCAACTCCAGCTTTTACTAAAATG GAAGATGATGACAAGATCCTTTCTGCAGCTGATGAGGATAACTGGAGCGACTGA
- the LOC100275606 gene encoding WD repeat-containing protein ATCSA-1, producing the protein MWLEEVRRRERGELRARRFEAAARACRTASLALSNRKEFVTPHHGAVNSLQVDLTEGRYLLSGASDGSAAVFDVWNATEYETGFIAKHRNILLVDKQHQNGHKFAISAAVWYPVDTGLFVTASFDQFVKVWDTNSTQVVMEFKMPGKVYTAAMSPIATTHVLIATGSADVQVRLCDIASGAFTHTLSGHRDGIMSLEWSASSEWILMSGGCDGAIRFWDIRRAGCFRVLDQSRSQLGKRPLVKSALYKDHTDSLGPSPSARRRTGISKKSSSALRKIQNPTHGHMQQRLHPGLSSSQNRATAHYGAVTGLRTTADGMYLLSSGSDSRLRLWDIDSGCNTLVNFEAMRLQTGKPLQLAVTEDPSLVFVPCMASIKAYNLWSGKTFQTFRGHYELVSCCYYSEQDQELYTGSNDRQILVWSPSTPAFTKMEDDDKILSAADEDNWSD; encoded by the exons ATGTGGCTGGAAGAGGTGAGGCGGAGGGAGCGTGGAGAGCTTCGCGCTCGGCGGTTTGAGGCCGCCGCCCGAGCGTGCCGCACGGCTTCGCTCGCGCTCTCCAATCGCAAGGAGTTTGTCACCCCACATCACGGCGCCGTCAACTCGCTCCAG GTTGATTTGACAGAGGGGAGGTACCTGCTCTCCGGGGCATCGGATGGGTCGGCCGCTGTGTTCGATGTGTGGAACGCGACTGAATACGAAACCGGGTTCATAGCAAAGCACAGGAACATACTGCTTGTGGACAAGCAACACCAGAATGGCCACAAGTTCGCCATCTCGGCGGCCGTTTGGTATCCTGTGGATACGGGGCTGTTTGTCACAGCATCCTTTGACCAGTTTGTCAAAGTTTGGGATACAAATTCGACTCAA GTCGTCATGGAATTTAAGATGCCTGGAAAAGTGTACACTGCAGCCATGTCTCCAATCGCAACAACGCACGTGCTCATTGCTACTGGGAGTGCAGATGTTCAGGTCCGTCTATGTGACATTGCTTCTGGAGCCTTTACCCACACGTTGTCTGGTCATCGTG ATGGTATCATGTCTTTGGAGTGGTCTGCCTCAAGTGAGTGGATTTTGATGAGTGGTGGCTGTGACGGGGCAATACGTTTTTGGGACATTAGAAGAGCTGGATGCTTTCGGGTTCTGGACCAATCAAGGTCTCAACTTGGAAAAAGGCCCCTTGTTAAAAGTGCTCTATATAAG GATCACACAGATTCCTTAGGACCTTCACCTTCCGCAAGGAGAAGGACAGGCATTTCTAAGAAGAGTTCATCAGCTTTGCGCAAAATTCAAAACCCGACACATGGACACATGCAACAGAGATTGCATCCTGGTTTGTCATCTAGTCAAAACCGTGCTACTGCTCATTATGGTGCTGTTACTGGTTTACGAACAACTGCAGATGGGATGTACCTTCTTAGCTCAG GATCTGATTCTCGCTTAAGACTATGGGACATCGATTCAGGCTGCAATACGCTGGTCAATTTTGAAGCTATGCGATTGCAGACAGGCAAGCCATTACAATTAGCTGTCACTGAGGATCCTTCACTTGtatttgttccatgtatggcaagCATCAAG GCATACAATTTATGGTCTGGTAAAACATTTCAAACATTCCGGGGgcactatgaacttgtgagttgCTGCTACTATAGTGAACAGGACCAA GAACTTTATACTGGCAGCAACGACAGGCAAATTCTTGTGTGGTCTCCATCAACTCCAGCTTTTACTAAAATG GAAGATGATGACAAGATCCTTTCTGCAGCTGATGAGGATAACTGGAGCGACTGA
- the LOC100275606 gene encoding WD repeat-containing protein ATCSA-1 isoform X1, producing MWLEEVRRRERGELRARRFEAAARACRTASLALSNRKEFVTPHHGAVNSLQVDLTEGRYLLSGASDGSAAVFDVWNATEYETGFIAKHRNILLVDKQHQNGHKFAISAAVWYPVDTGLFVTASFDQFVKVWDTNSTQVVMEFKMPGKVYTAAMSPIATTHVLIATGSADVQVRLCDIASGAFTHTLSGHRDGIMSLEWSASSEWILMSGGCDGAIRFWDIRRAGCFRVLDQSRSQLGKRPLVKSALYKQDHTDSLGPSPSARRRTGISKKSSSALRKIQNPTHGHMQQRLHPGLSSSQNRATAHYGAVTGLRTTADGMYLLSSGSDSRLRLWDIDSGCNTLVNFEAMRLQTGKPLQLAVTEDPSLVFVPCMASIKAYNLWSGKTFQTFRGHYELVSCCYYSEQDQELYTGSNDRQILVWSPSTPAFTKMLMRITGATEKPWSREECVLYLLTSMLLMLTNNMSRLLGLVSSP from the exons ATGTGGCTGGAAGAGGTGAGGCGGAGGGAGCGTGGAGAGCTTCGCGCTCGGCGGTTTGAGGCCGCCGCCCGAGCGTGCCGCACGGCTTCGCTCGCGCTCTCCAATCGCAAGGAGTTTGTCACCCCACATCACGGCGCCGTCAACTCGCTCCAG GTTGATTTGACAGAGGGGAGGTACCTGCTCTCCGGGGCATCGGATGGGTCGGCCGCTGTGTTCGATGTGTGGAACGCGACTGAATACGAAACCGGGTTCATAGCAAAGCACAGGAACATACTGCTTGTGGACAAGCAACACCAGAATGGCCACAAGTTCGCCATCTCGGCGGCCGTTTGGTATCCTGTGGATACGGGGCTGTTTGTCACAGCATCCTTTGACCAGTTTGTCAAAGTTTGGGATACAAATTCGACTCAA GTCGTCATGGAATTTAAGATGCCTGGAAAAGTGTACACTGCAGCCATGTCTCCAATCGCAACAACGCACGTGCTCATTGCTACTGGGAGTGCAGATGTTCAGGTCCGTCTATGTGACATTGCTTCTGGAGCCTTTACCCACACGTTGTCTGGTCATCGTG ATGGTATCATGTCTTTGGAGTGGTCTGCCTCAAGTGAGTGGATTTTGATGAGTGGTGGCTGTGACGGGGCAATACGTTTTTGGGACATTAGAAGAGCTGGATGCTTTCGGGTTCTGGACCAATCAAGGTCTCAACTTGGAAAAAGGCCCCTTGTTAAAAGTGCTCTATATAAG CAGGATCACACAGATTCCTTAGGACCTTCACCTTCCGCAAGGAGAAGGACAGGCATTTCTAAGAAGAGTTCATCAGCTTTGCGCAAAATTCAAAACCCGACACATGGACACATGCAACAGAGATTGCATCCTGGTTTGTCATCTAGTCAAAACCGTGCTACTGCTCATTATGGTGCTGTTACTGGTTTACGAACAACTGCAGATGGGATGTACCTTCTTAGCTCAG GATCTGATTCTCGCTTAAGACTATGGGACATCGATTCAGGCTGCAATACGCTGGTCAATTTTGAAGCTATGCGATTGCAGACAGGCAAGCCATTACAATTAGCTGTCACTGAGGATCCTTCACTTGtatttgttccatgtatggcaagCATCAAG GCATACAATTTATGGTCTGGTAAAACATTTCAAACATTCCGGGGgcactatgaacttgtgagttgCTGCTACTATAGTGAACAGGACCAA GAACTTTATACTGGCAGCAACGACAGGCAAATTCTTGTGTGGTCTCCATCAACTCCAGCTTTTACTAAAATG CTGATGAGGATAACTGGAGCGACTGAGAAACCCTGGAGCCGGGAGGAGTGTGTCTTGTATCTACTGACATCGATGTTACTGATGTTAACAAATAACATGTCGAGGTTGTTAGGTCTTGTTAGCAGCCCCTAA
- the LOC100275606 gene encoding WD repeat-containing protein ATCSA-1 isoform X2 codes for MWLEEVRRRERGELRARRFEAAARACRTASLALSNRKEFVTPHHGAVNSLQVDLTEGRYLLSGASDGSAAVFDVWNATEYETGFIAKHRNILLVDKQHQNGHKFAISAAVWYPVDTGLFVTASFDQFVKVWDTNSTQVVMEFKMPGKVYTAAMSPIATTHVLIATGSADVQVRLCDIASGAFTHTLSGHRDGIMSLEWSASSEWILMSGGCDGAIRFWDIRRAGCFRVLDQSRSQLGKRPLVKSALYKDHTDSLGPSPSARRRTGISKKSSSALRKIQNPTHGHMQQRLHPGLSSSQNRATAHYGAVTGLRTTADGMYLLSSGSDSRLRLWDIDSGCNTLVNFEAMRLQTGKPLQLAVTEDPSLVFVPCMASIKAYNLWSGKTFQTFRGHYELVSCCYYSEQDQELYTGSNDRQILVWSPSTPAFTKMLMRITGATEKPWSREECVLYLLTSMLLMLTNNMSRLLGLVSSP; via the exons ATGTGGCTGGAAGAGGTGAGGCGGAGGGAGCGTGGAGAGCTTCGCGCTCGGCGGTTTGAGGCCGCCGCCCGAGCGTGCCGCACGGCTTCGCTCGCGCTCTCCAATCGCAAGGAGTTTGTCACCCCACATCACGGCGCCGTCAACTCGCTCCAG GTTGATTTGACAGAGGGGAGGTACCTGCTCTCCGGGGCATCGGATGGGTCGGCCGCTGTGTTCGATGTGTGGAACGCGACTGAATACGAAACCGGGTTCATAGCAAAGCACAGGAACATACTGCTTGTGGACAAGCAACACCAGAATGGCCACAAGTTCGCCATCTCGGCGGCCGTTTGGTATCCTGTGGATACGGGGCTGTTTGTCACAGCATCCTTTGACCAGTTTGTCAAAGTTTGGGATACAAATTCGACTCAA GTCGTCATGGAATTTAAGATGCCTGGAAAAGTGTACACTGCAGCCATGTCTCCAATCGCAACAACGCACGTGCTCATTGCTACTGGGAGTGCAGATGTTCAGGTCCGTCTATGTGACATTGCTTCTGGAGCCTTTACCCACACGTTGTCTGGTCATCGTG ATGGTATCATGTCTTTGGAGTGGTCTGCCTCAAGTGAGTGGATTTTGATGAGTGGTGGCTGTGACGGGGCAATACGTTTTTGGGACATTAGAAGAGCTGGATGCTTTCGGGTTCTGGACCAATCAAGGTCTCAACTTGGAAAAAGGCCCCTTGTTAAAAGTGCTCTATATAAG GATCACACAGATTCCTTAGGACCTTCACCTTCCGCAAGGAGAAGGACAGGCATTTCTAAGAAGAGTTCATCAGCTTTGCGCAAAATTCAAAACCCGACACATGGACACATGCAACAGAGATTGCATCCTGGTTTGTCATCTAGTCAAAACCGTGCTACTGCTCATTATGGTGCTGTTACTGGTTTACGAACAACTGCAGATGGGATGTACCTTCTTAGCTCAG GATCTGATTCTCGCTTAAGACTATGGGACATCGATTCAGGCTGCAATACGCTGGTCAATTTTGAAGCTATGCGATTGCAGACAGGCAAGCCATTACAATTAGCTGTCACTGAGGATCCTTCACTTGtatttgttccatgtatggcaagCATCAAG GCATACAATTTATGGTCTGGTAAAACATTTCAAACATTCCGGGGgcactatgaacttgtgagttgCTGCTACTATAGTGAACAGGACCAA GAACTTTATACTGGCAGCAACGACAGGCAAATTCTTGTGTGGTCTCCATCAACTCCAGCTTTTACTAAAATG CTGATGAGGATAACTGGAGCGACTGAGAAACCCTGGAGCCGGGAGGAGTGTGTCTTGTATCTACTGACATCGATGTTACTGATGTTAACAAATAACATGTCGAGGTTGTTAGGTCTTGTTAGCAGCCCCTAA